One Paenibacillus riograndensis SBR5 DNA segment encodes these proteins:
- a CDS encoding response regulator: MLEHEPSLILLDINLGQTSGFELCKRLRKTMKAPILFISARSSDDDILIALNIGGDDYTHKPYTLSVLLAKVRAVLKRYGGQYTVEAPEILEFGKVRTTARFPVCG; the protein is encoded by the coding sequence TTGCTAGAGCATGAGCCGTCATTGATTCTGCTGGATATTAATCTGGGCCAAACCTCGGGTTTTGAGCTGTGCAAAAGGCTGAGGAAGACGATGAAGGCGCCCATTCTGTTCATCAGCGCACGCTCCAGTGATGATGATATTCTGATCGCTCTTAACATAGGCGGGGATGACTATACCCATAAGCCGTACACGCTCAGTGTGCTGCTCGCCAAGGTGAGGGCTGTGCTTAAACGTTATGGGGGCCAATATACTGTGGAAGCGCCGGAGATTCTGGAATTCGGGAAGGTGCGGACAACTGCTCGCTTTCCCGTGTGCGGGTAG
- a CDS encoding winged helix-turn-helix domain-containing protein — protein sequence MEYKLLCYLARNMNRIVAKEELFAEVWEMLLPQNTATRRWLPAGGFAVKTSGLIRGPACWM from the coding sequence ATGGAGTACAAGCTCCTCTGCTATCTGGCACGCAACATGAACCGGATCGTCGCTAAGGAGGAGCTGTTTGCAGAAGTGTGGGAGATGCTATTGCCCCAAAACACAGCCACCCGCAGATGGCTTCCTGCGGGTGGCTTTGCTGTTAAGACAAGCGGACTAATACGCGGCCCCGCGTGTTGGATGTAA
- a CDS encoding acrylyl-CoA reductase family protein codes for MTETFKALVVDKGETFSVAVQPLSLEKLPAGEVLIRVAYSSVNYKDGLASIPNGNIVRNYPFIPGIDLSGTVVSSADPRFHEGQAVIATGYGIGVSHYGGFSEYARIPAGWVMPLPAGLSLREAMIYGTAGFTAAMSIQALEAHGAAPDKGKVLVTGATGGVGGTAVAMLAKKGYQVTASTGQADADSYLKTLGAAEIISREEVSGGSGKPLDKQLWQAAVDSVGGAPLAALLSKIAYGGSVAASGLTAGTAVPATVLPFILRGVSLLGIDTVACPIEQRIQIWERMASDLKPERLDALVDREVTLTELPAALEDILTSNTRGRVLVRLS; via the coding sequence ATGACAGAAACCTTTAAAGCATTGGTTGTGGACAAAGGGGAGACCTTTTCCGTGGCGGTCCAGCCGCTTTCGCTGGAGAAATTGCCTGCCGGAGAAGTACTGATCCGTGTGGCCTATTCCAGTGTGAACTATAAAGACGGACTCGCAAGTATCCCGAACGGGAACATCGTACGGAATTATCCGTTTATCCCTGGTATTGATCTGTCGGGAACAGTCGTCTCTTCCGCAGACCCGCGGTTCCACGAAGGGCAGGCTGTCATTGCCACCGGCTACGGCATCGGCGTCTCCCATTACGGCGGCTTCAGCGAGTATGCGCGCATCCCTGCCGGATGGGTCATGCCGCTGCCGGCAGGCCTAAGCCTGCGGGAAGCGATGATCTACGGGACGGCCGGTTTTACCGCTGCCATGTCCATCCAGGCACTGGAGGCTCACGGGGCTGCGCCGGATAAGGGCAAAGTGCTGGTCACCGGCGCAACCGGCGGGGTCGGCGGAACGGCGGTAGCCATGCTTGCCAAGAAAGGCTATCAGGTCACAGCCAGTACAGGCCAGGCAGATGCAGACAGCTATCTGAAGACGCTGGGAGCCGCCGAAATCATTTCGCGCGAAGAGGTCAGCGGGGGGTCCGGCAAGCCGCTCGACAAGCAGCTGTGGCAGGCGGCGGTTGATTCGGTCGGCGGCGCCCCGCTTGCTGCGCTGCTCAGCAAAATCGCCTACGGCGGCTCCGTTGCCGCCAGCGGCTTAACCGCCGGAACAGCGGTGCCGGCAACGGTCCTGCCTTTTATTCTGCGCGGTGTAAGCCTGCTGGGGATCGATACCGTCGCTTGTCCCATAGAGCAGCGCATTCAGATTTGGGAGCGGATGGCCTCTGATCTGAAGCCTGAGCGGCTGGACGCGCTTGTGGACCGCGAGGTTACTTTAACTGAGCTGCCTGCGGCTCTGGAGGATATCCTTACATCCAACACGCGGGGCCGCGTATTAGTCCGCTTGTCTTAA
- a CDS encoding TetR/AcrR family transcriptional regulator: MVRYKKSEEKRKQILFAAFQALSELGYDSVTLQTIADHAEVSKGVVHYYFDNKEAVLVELLEWLTAKISAKEQAAVQEQQTAAGKLKAYIDSAFPGPAKNRSFYRVYLDFLARASRIPVYREINQRFYDNCARISTEVLTLGQKEGIFAKELAPDTTAPVIRAIIDGCLIQWLMKDDDELHAAYKEMCYEAVMKVLRV, encoded by the coding sequence ATGGTACGCTACAAGAAATCGGAAGAGAAACGCAAACAGATTCTATTCGCTGCCTTTCAGGCGTTGTCCGAGCTGGGGTACGACTCCGTAACCCTGCAGACCATCGCAGACCATGCAGAAGTCAGCAAGGGGGTTGTGCATTATTATTTTGACAACAAGGAAGCGGTCCTGGTGGAGCTGCTGGAATGGCTGACCGCCAAAATATCCGCCAAAGAGCAGGCAGCGGTGCAGGAGCAGCAGACAGCAGCAGGCAAGCTTAAGGCTTACATTGATTCCGCATTCCCCGGACCTGCGAAGAACCGTTCCTTTTACCGGGTATATCTGGATTTCCTGGCCAGAGCGAGCCGGATTCCGGTGTACCGGGAGATCAATCAGCGTTTCTATGACAACTGTGCACGGATCAGCACGGAGGTGCTGACACTGGGCCAGAAGGAAGGGATTTTTGCCAAGGAATTAGCCCCGGACACTACAGCCCCTGTGATCCGTGCGATCATTGACGGCTGCCTGATCCAGTGGCTGATGAAAGACGACGACGAGCTGCATGCCGCGTATAAGGAAATGTGCTATGAGGCGGTGATGAAGGTGCTGCGGGTGTGA
- a CDS encoding NAD-dependent malic enzyme, with translation MSIATTMIIRLEIRKSVATFGDVASRLAAVGGDIVAIDVIRAGKDVTTRDITVNVQDAANEEIITVLKDMPGIKVINISDRTFLAHIGGKIEITPKIPIKNREDLSLVYTPGVARVCMAIAEDPGRAYSLTMKRNTVAVVTDGTAVLGLGDIGPEAAMPVMEGKAMLFKQLADIDAFPLCLGTKDPEEIIRVVKAVTAGLGGINLEDISSPRCFEIERRLSAELDIPVFHDDQHGTAVVALAGLLNALKVVGKRLEDCRIVVVGIGAAGVSICRLLLAAGARKVYAVDRAGILHKGQTYDNAEWSWLAEATNPEGLTGGLTEAMQGADVFIGVSSGGILSEDHLKSMAEDNIVFAMANPTPEIEPELAESYARVVATGRSDYPNQINNVLCFPGIFRGALDCRAKVVNLEMKLAAAQAIASVVHPDELNEQYIIPSIFNEKVVEGVREAVIRAAIATGMARRLPPDISE, from the coding sequence ATGTCGATTGCGACAACGATGATTATTCGGCTGGAAATCCGCAAGTCAGTTGCGACCTTTGGAGATGTGGCGTCGAGACTGGCTGCAGTTGGTGGCGATATCGTGGCCATTGACGTGATACGCGCAGGCAAGGATGTGACTACACGGGATATTACGGTCAATGTGCAGGATGCTGCGAATGAAGAGATTATTACGGTGCTTAAGGACATGCCGGGGATTAAGGTTATCAATATATCGGACCGGACCTTTCTTGCCCATATCGGCGGCAAAATTGAGATTACCCCCAAGATACCGATCAAGAACCGGGAAGATCTGTCACTGGTCTATACGCCGGGTGTGGCGCGTGTCTGCATGGCGATTGCTGAGGACCCGGGCAGAGCCTATTCGCTTACGATGAAAAGAAATACGGTAGCTGTCGTCACCGACGGCACAGCAGTGCTGGGGCTGGGCGATATCGGTCCGGAAGCGGCGATGCCGGTAATGGAAGGGAAGGCGATGCTGTTCAAGCAATTGGCAGATATCGATGCTTTTCCGTTATGCCTGGGTACCAAAGATCCGGAAGAAATTATCCGTGTTGTGAAAGCGGTTACGGCTGGGCTTGGCGGCATCAACCTGGAAGACATCAGCTCTCCGCGCTGCTTCGAGATTGAACGGCGGCTGTCCGCTGAATTGGATATTCCGGTGTTTCATGACGATCAGCATGGGACGGCTGTTGTAGCTTTGGCCGGTCTTTTGAATGCGCTGAAGGTAGTCGGCAAAAGGCTAGAGGATTGCCGGATCGTCGTGGTTGGCATCGGGGCAGCGGGTGTGTCGATCTGCCGTCTGCTGCTGGCGGCGGGGGCACGGAAGGTGTATGCGGTTGACCGGGCAGGCATTCTGCACAAGGGACAGACGTATGACAATGCCGAGTGGAGCTGGCTTGCCGAAGCCACCAATCCCGAGGGGCTGACCGGAGGGCTGACGGAGGCGATGCAGGGGGCAGATGTGTTCATTGGGGTATCCAGTGGGGGCATTTTGAGCGAGGATCATCTAAAAAGTATGGCGGAGGACAACATCGTGTTTGCCATGGCGAATCCGACCCCCGAGATCGAACCGGAGCTGGCCGAGTCTTATGCCCGGGTCGTGGCGACAGGAAGAAGCGATTATCCGAATCAGATCAATAATGTGCTTTGTTTTCCGGGGATTTTCCGCGGGGCGCTGGACTGCAGGGCCAAGGTGGTCAATCTGGAAATGAAGCTGGCTGCGGCTCAGGCGATTGCTTCGGTGGTTCATCCGGACGAGCTCAATGAGCAGTATATCATCCCGAGTATTTTTAATGAAAAAGTGGTTGAAGGCGTACGGGAGGCGGTCATCCGGGCCGCAATCGCAACAGGTATGGCCCGCAGGCTTCCGCCTGATATTTCGGAGTAA
- a CDS encoding AAA family ATPase, protein MYSRIHIMGASGAGTSTLGRALAGHLPHVHLDSDDYFWEHKYTQQTELTERLRTIQRDLDQQEPYILSGAVCGWGDGLRPRFDLVVFLWIPPEIRLERLRMRENERYGADSLPGGSMYQEVQTFMEWAALYDTAGPEVRSRVLHEEWMSHLQCPVLRLEEDMTVAARVEAVLREYAAKITQ, encoded by the coding sequence ATGTACAGCAGAATTCATATCATGGGGGCTTCGGGAGCGGGAACCAGTACCCTGGGGCGGGCTTTGGCCGGACATTTGCCGCATGTCCATTTGGACAGCGATGATTATTTCTGGGAACATAAATATACTCAACAGACAGAGCTTACTGAAAGATTGCGGACGATCCAGCGTGATCTTGATCAACAAGAGCCTTATATTTTGTCCGGTGCGGTCTGCGGATGGGGGGACGGGCTGCGTCCGCGCTTTGATCTGGTTGTTTTTTTGTGGATTCCGCCGGAAATCCGGCTAGAACGCCTGAGAATGAGGGAGAATGAACGTTATGGTGCGGACAGTCTGCCTGGCGGCAGCATGTATCAGGAGGTGCAGACTTTTATGGAGTGGGCGGCTTTATATGATACGGCAGGCCCGGAAGTCAGAAGCCGGGTGCTGCATGAGGAATGGATGTCACATTTACAGTGCCCTGTGTTAAGGTTGGAAGAAGATATGACCGTGGCTGCGCGTGTGGAGGCTGTACTGCGGGAGTATGCTGCTAAAATAACCCAATAA
- a CDS encoding GNAT family N-acetyltransferase, with product MVTIKEIEFESLGALNRLYDELIGGPTDPQKLEAAFQSVKADSRYILLGAFVDGELLGSMMGIICQDLVGDCRPFMVIENVVVSSRARRQGLGKKLIAALEAIAHERDCYYIMFVSGEKRKEAHIFYEAMGYREEKVEGYRKHLSSH from the coding sequence ATGGTCACTATTAAGGAAATTGAATTCGAATCACTAGGCGCATTGAACAGGCTCTACGATGAGCTGATCGGTGGCCCCACGGACCCGCAGAAGCTGGAAGCGGCCTTTCAGTCGGTGAAGGCGGACAGCCGTTACATACTGTTAGGCGCTTTTGTAGACGGGGAGCTGCTGGGCTCGATGATGGGCATCATCTGCCAGGATCTTGTTGGCGATTGCCGTCCGTTTATGGTGATTGAAAACGTAGTAGTTTCTTCGCGGGCACGGCGCCAGGGCCTCGGCAAAAAGCTGATAGCCGCCCTGGAAGCCATTGCTCACGAAAGAGACTGCTACTACATCATGTTCGTCTCCGGGGAGAAGCGGAAGGAAGCGCATATTTTTTATGAGGCGATGGGCTACCGGGAAGAGAAGGTGGAGGGATACCGTAAGCATCTGAGCTCGCATTGA
- a CDS encoding ABC transporter permease produces the protein MIAESKIYFKYLRMHLLSGMEYKGWWLMLIQVLVVVISDPIATVLLFSRFGNIGEWTVAHIILVYALAVASFGLAESLCRGFDYFPWQMLRSGDFDRLLLRPRSLFVQVAASRFHLHRLVRPVTGICAMGWALSELGVSLTPGKLLVLAMALAGGCVMYCGVFVLTSGLAFFTIKGLDWIYLLTNASYQITRCPEPYMPRALKSMFSFVLPMLFISFYPAATVCGWDYPQWLGYLALPAGAAFLGFSLLVWRFGVRHYKSTGS, from the coding sequence ATGATCGCTGAAAGCAAAATCTATTTCAAATACTTGCGGATGCACCTGCTGTCGGGCATGGAATACAAAGGCTGGTGGCTGATGCTGATCCAGGTGCTGGTCGTGGTCATCTCGGACCCGATTGCGACTGTGCTGCTCTTCTCCCGCTTCGGCAACATTGGGGAATGGACGGTGGCCCATATTATTCTGGTCTATGCACTAGCGGTCGCTTCCTTTGGTCTGGCGGAGAGTCTGTGCCGGGGCTTCGATTATTTCCCCTGGCAGATGCTGCGCTCCGGCGACTTCGACAGGCTGCTGCTCCGCCCCCGCTCCCTCTTCGTTCAGGTGGCCGCCTCCAGGTTTCATCTGCACCGTCTGGTCCGCCCGGTTACGGGGATTTGCGCCATGGGCTGGGCACTCTCGGAGCTTGGGGTCTCCCTTACACCGGGGAAGCTTCTAGTCCTCGCCATGGCGCTGGCGGGAGGTTGTGTCATGTACTGCGGGGTATTCGTGCTTACCTCGGGGCTTGCGTTCTTTACCATCAAAGGCCTGGACTGGATCTATCTCCTGACCAATGCCAGCTACCAGATCACCCGTTGTCCCGAGCCTTACATGCCGAGAGCACTAAAAAGCATGTTCAGCTTTGTGCTGCCCATGCTTTTTATCAGCTTCTACCCTGCGGCCACGGTATGCGGCTGGGATTACCCGCAGTGGCTGGGATATCTCGCCCTTCCTGCCGGTGCGGCATTCCTGGGTTTTTCGCTGCTGGTCTGGCGTTTTGGGGTGAGGCATTATAAGAGTACGGGAAGCTGA
- a CDS encoding ABC transporter permease: MNFRSTFKACISLFRIRMAEGLQYRASAISGVFVSVFWGLLECVLFTVFYTYSDNGAWNNNGLALPQTISYVWLAQGLFVLQTMSIDSEIMGKINNGDVGVELCRPLNLYTHWFVKSSAGKLGTSWLRSLATILTGLLMPAGYALGAPASALGFACFLLSVVMAFVLCSSFAMFVTAIRLNITWGDGPTYMLLLFSGILSGTYLPLRLWPDFMQTFLYLQPFGGFADIPVQLYVGSLMPSAALPAIGLQFFWSAVFIAAGRTIMNHKLRSIIVQGG, encoded by the coding sequence ATGAATTTCCGGAGTACCTTCAAGGCTTGCATTTCCCTCTTCCGCATACGTATGGCCGAAGGATTGCAGTACCGCGCTTCCGCCATATCCGGCGTGTTCGTCAGCGTGTTCTGGGGACTGCTGGAATGCGTGCTGTTTACCGTGTTTTATACATACAGCGATAACGGAGCCTGGAATAACAACGGGCTTGCTTTACCGCAAACCATATCCTATGTGTGGCTCGCCCAAGGGCTGTTTGTGCTGCAAACAATGAGCATTGACAGTGAGATTATGGGTAAAATCAACAACGGCGATGTCGGAGTCGAGCTGTGCCGCCCCCTGAATCTGTACACACACTGGTTCGTCAAAAGCTCGGCGGGCAAGCTGGGCACCTCCTGGCTCCGCAGCCTTGCCACCATCCTGACCGGTCTTTTGATGCCTGCGGGTTACGCACTTGGTGCCCCGGCTTCCGCTCTTGGCTTTGCCTGTTTCCTGCTGTCTGTCGTGATGGCTTTTGTGCTGTGCTCCTCTTTTGCCATGTTCGTGACGGCGATAAGGCTGAATATCACCTGGGGTGACGGGCCTACGTATATGCTGCTGCTGTTCAGCGGAATCCTGTCCGGCACTTATCTTCCGCTCCGGCTCTGGCCTGACTTCATGCAGACCTTTCTCTATCTCCAGCCGTTTGGCGGGTTTGCGGATATCCCGGTTCAGCTGTATGTCGGCAGTCTGATGCCATCCGCCGCACTGCCTGCAATTGGCCTGCAGTTCTTTTGGAGTGCCGTCTTTATCGCGGCCGGACGAACCATCATGAACCATAAACTCCGAAGCATTATCGTACAGGGAGGGTGA
- a CDS encoding ABC transporter ATP-binding protein, with translation MQIVLKDICKTFRVYKRPEGKWGLLRGAFMRNVTHVEALAGIGFEIAEGELVGYIGPNGAGKSTTVKVMSGILTPDSGECTIMGKVPWKNRVEHVSKIGVVFGQRSQLWWDVPVADSFDVLKDIYAIPAGDYKTRLTELTATLGVEALLKTPVRQLSLGQRMRCELVAALLHRPKILFLDEPTIGLDAVSKLALRTFLKEENRNYGVTMVLTTHDMDDIEALCERVMVIGHGQLLYDGRLGGLQEKYAPEVITKVNTDAMIAAMYNDLSLV, from the coding sequence ATGCAAATTGTACTCAAAGATATCTGTAAAACCTTTAGGGTGTATAAACGGCCCGAGGGAAAATGGGGGCTGCTGAGGGGGGCTTTTATGCGCAATGTGACGCATGTGGAAGCGCTGGCTGGAATCGGCTTTGAGATTGCGGAAGGCGAGCTTGTGGGATACATCGGGCCTAACGGCGCAGGCAAATCCACTACAGTCAAGGTGATGAGCGGCATCCTCACCCCGGACAGCGGCGAATGCACCATTATGGGCAAGGTTCCATGGAAGAATCGTGTGGAGCATGTCTCCAAGATCGGCGTTGTGTTCGGGCAGCGGTCCCAGCTGTGGTGGGATGTGCCGGTCGCGGACTCTTTTGACGTGCTGAAGGATATTTACGCGATACCCGCCGGGGATTATAAAACAAGACTTACTGAGCTAACGGCAACCCTTGGGGTGGAAGCGCTTTTAAAAACACCTGTCAGACAGCTGTCCCTGGGGCAGCGGATGCGCTGCGAGCTGGTAGCCGCCCTTCTGCACCGGCCCAAAATCCTCTTCCTGGATGAGCCGACCATCGGGCTTGATGCCGTATCCAAGCTTGCGCTGCGCACCTTTTTAAAAGAAGAAAACCGCAATTACGGGGTAACCATGGTCTTGACCACCCATGATATGGATGACATTGAAGCGCTCTGCGAGCGGGTGATGGTCATCGGACATGGACAGCTGCTGTATGACGGGCGGCTTGGCGGCCTGCAGGAGAAGTATGCTCCCGAGGTAATTACGAAGGTAAATACGGATGCTATGATTGCAGCCATGTATAATGACCTGTCATTGGTTTAA
- a CDS encoding TetR/AcrR family transcriptional regulator, which yields MKKQPETTEKTRQMFIDVFCELYSQKPIEKISIQELANKSGYNRSTFYQYFSDIYELLDFVENNLLSYIKEELANKELSMHTVQNALHCLDKREYLSILSALLGDYGSTRFLERLKREITLDSLEFNSPQNHSITPYLIEFYLSTSLSLFRLWLRREKDLSSEEFFRLVDNLYTKGIAPYSK from the coding sequence ATGAAAAAGCAGCCCGAAACAACGGAGAAAACAAGACAAATGTTTATAGATGTTTTTTGTGAGTTATATAGCCAAAAGCCGATTGAAAAAATCTCCATTCAAGAGCTTGCGAATAAGTCAGGATATAACCGCAGTACATTTTATCAATACTTTTCTGATATTTACGAACTGTTAGACTTTGTTGAAAATAATTTATTGAGCTACATAAAAGAAGAATTGGCGAATAAAGAGCTATCTATGCACACGGTCCAAAATGCGCTCCATTGTTTGGACAAAAGGGAGTATCTCTCGATTCTCAGTGCCCTCCTGGGTGATTATGGAAGCACTCGTTTTTTAGAACGCTTAAAAAGAGAGATCACCTTGGATAGCTTGGAATTTAACTCTCCGCAAAACCATTCCATCACGCCGTACTTGATTGAGTTTTACCTCTCAACCTCCCTTTCTTTATTTCGTCTTTGGCTCCGGCGAGAAAAGGATTTATCGTCAGAAGAATTTTTCAGGTTAGTGGACAACCTCTATACAAAGGGGATTGCGCCCTATTCTAAATAA
- a CDS encoding ketopantoate reductase family protein has translation MSAKQNRVLIFGAGVIGSAYAIKFIEAGIDVTLFARSNRFTTLKEKGLQYNEKGAVKSIKVNVIDTLENDDVYDFIFVTVRYDRSESALLALKDNQSKNIVTMISNSNGFSSWLDIVGDRLLPAFPGAGGQIKEGILYARFPPKVLVATMFGEISGLVTERTENLAKLFETAKLPYAINQDMKAYLITHSVSDIAMISVLHSEDKIIDEKTVKTRKTAHKITITLKTYLKAIQKAGIAINPSVLKIVPKFPNLILDVFFMIWLRTKMVKNMMLPDYAISANNEMVQLNNDLLKFLNQNDIDPV, from the coding sequence ATGTCAGCAAAACAAAATAGGGTTTTAATTTTTGGTGCAGGTGTGATAGGCAGCGCATACGCGATCAAATTCATTGAAGCAGGGATTGACGTCACTCTGTTTGCACGTTCTAATAGATTTACAACATTGAAAGAAAAAGGCCTGCAATATAATGAAAAAGGTGCGGTTAAATCTATAAAAGTAAATGTCATTGATACGCTTGAAAATGATGATGTATATGATTTTATTTTCGTTACCGTTCGTTACGATCGATCCGAATCAGCGCTGTTAGCATTAAAAGATAATCAAAGCAAAAATATTGTTACGATGATTAGCAATTCAAATGGATTTTCTTCGTGGCTGGATATTGTTGGAGATAGACTTTTACCAGCTTTCCCCGGTGCCGGCGGACAGATTAAAGAGGGGATTTTGTATGCCCGGTTTCCACCAAAGGTTCTGGTGGCTACTATGTTTGGAGAAATTAGTGGTTTAGTGACCGAACGTACAGAAAACCTCGCAAAATTATTTGAAACAGCAAAACTTCCCTACGCAATTAATCAGGATATGAAAGCTTATCTAATCACACATTCAGTATCGGACATTGCTATGATTAGTGTTTTACATTCTGAAGATAAGATCATTGATGAAAAAACAGTTAAAACCAGAAAAACGGCACATAAAATAACAATCACTTTAAAAACGTATTTAAAGGCAATCCAAAAAGCCGGCATTGCTATTAATCCATCTGTACTTAAAATTGTGCCTAAATTCCCTAATCTGATTTTGGATGTTTTCTTTATGATATGGCTACGGACTAAAATGGTTAAGAATATGATGTTGCCGGATTATGCGATTAGTGCAAATAATGAAATGGTGCAGTTGAATAACGATTTATTGAAGTTTTTAAATCAAAATGATATCGATCCCGTGTAG
- a CDS encoding DinB family protein has protein sequence MQTFFRYNWMVREEWYKWCEDLTEEELLKPRVGGVGGILKTLFHIADVEWSWIMVMQGKPDFQEDFAGFSSLEKVRELDARFRPEVESFVLNWNEGLERKIFTDTQKDGSVVTDAWGEIMRHVIAHEIHHIGQLSVWAREAGKQPPSANVIGKGLMDSLPGSSIHAETTNAAGPPSPGC, from the coding sequence ATGCAGACGTTTTTTCGCTATAACTGGATGGTTCGGGAAGAGTGGTACAAGTGGTGTGAGGATTTGACGGAGGAGGAGCTGCTGAAGCCGCGCGTCGGCGGGGTCGGCGGGATTCTGAAGACTCTGTTTCATATTGCCGATGTGGAGTGGAGCTGGATTATGGTGATGCAGGGCAAACCTGATTTTCAGGAGGATTTTGCCGGGTTCAGCAGCCTGGAGAAGGTAAGGGAGCTGGATGCCCGCTTCCGGCCGGAGGTGGAGTCCTTTGTATTGAACTGGAATGAGGGACTGGAACGGAAGATTTTTACCGACACACAAAAGGATGGATCCGTGGTAACCGATGCCTGGGGCGAGATTATGCGCCATGTGATTGCCCACGAAATTCATCACATCGGGCAACTTTCAGTGTGGGCCAGAGAAGCCGGCAAGCAGCCGCCGTCCGCGAACGTAATCGGCAAGGGGCTTATGGACAGTTTGCCTGGCAGCTCTATACACGCGGAAACCACAAATGCCGCAGGTCCACCCAGCCCTGGCTGTTGA